The Prunus dulcis chromosome 5, ALMONDv2, whole genome shotgun sequence genomic sequence TACGGCGGCGTTCCTGCTTCGGCGGATTTTGGCTTGTTTTCGGCACTTTACAATACAAGTATTTATTTGTGGATTTTAAATTGGGGGATTGATAATTAAGTGGAAGTCTTCCTGTAAGTCAAATGGGCAGCAAATAATAAGTGAAGTTCGTGAGAATAGCAAACTAGAAAGACTTGTTCTACTCTCAATGTTCCTTAAACAAAAAACTAGATCCCCAAATTTATTTGAGCCTAATCTCAATAAACTTGAAACCCCTAAGCTTAATTGGGTTTGAGCTAAATGGATTGAATCtattaaaaatcaaatctaATTTGTATGTTACAATTAATGTAACTCAGCAGGAAGAGTCCAAGTGCAATTGttaaataattgaattgaaattctCAGTTGGGATATAGCTCACTTAGTTGAGCTATTCCACCTCCATTTATGTGAGTAGAGATTCGAAAACCGCAGACACtcatgaatatttgtgtaaaacCCCCTACTcaaataattgaattgaaatttgatgCGGAGTGCTATCCCATGaatatttgttttggattttgaaaatataaacaataaaaaattaaaaagacatgaaaaaaagaagaagttattATTTAGGAAATTTATCCACTTattaatccaaaaaaaaaaaaaaagcaaattcAAAATAGAAAACTCCCTAGTTCGAATTTAATTGAGGTTGCTAACTTGctataaaaaaggaaagattTTACTTGGGCTGATactagatttttcttttttagccCAATAAAGTTTTTGGTttgtcaaaaataaaaacccagcCACCCTTTAAACTCCCTTTTCCCTCCACAAACTCCACCCTATCACCAAACttctcaaaatcaaaatcatcatcctcttcctctcttcttcccCACAAGAACACCACAAGAacccaaaaacagaaacaaaaaaaaacccaagaatTCCCACCAAGAATCTGAAAAACCCATCTCTAAAGATGCTCAAGGCAGTAGGTAATTTTCTCAATCTCACTCTTACATTTCTCTACTCTTCTCAAAAACCCACCTTAATTAATCTCCTAATCTCCATTTTCAATTAACCCAATTCCTTAATCTTGCAGGTCTCTTTGGCCGGAAGAAGACAACTCGTCAATTCAAAGACTTCTACGCAGAATGGTTCAACACCCTCAAGAACACGCTCCTCCCTTCTCTCCGAAGCTCAATGTCCGAGTCAGACTCGTCCCTCACTCGGCTCTCGACTCAGATGGAAGCCCTCCACCTCCACTTCCAGTCCTACTACGACGCCCTCGACCTCGCCGCCCAGAACGACGTCGCTCAGCTCCTCTGCCCCACCTGGCGCAACCCTCTCGAGAAGCCCTTCCTCTTCCTCGGCGACTTCCATCCCTACCTCTTCACCAACCTCCTCCGCTCCTTCCTCACCCAAAACGACACCGACTCCGACAACGAAAACGACGGCGACAGCATGGTAGTTCAGTGCGACAGAGGAGACAGGGACCGCTTCGACCGGCCCTGGCACATCGCGACGGCGTGGAGGAGGCCGTCGTACAATTTGATGGAGAGGGTCGAGCAGGTGGAGCGCGGGCTGCGGCTTATGGTGCCGGCGCTGGCGGCGCGTGCTAGGGACGCGCAGGTCGGGTTCTTGGAGCGCGTGGCGAGGAATTGGGCTTTTGGGACCCACAAGGCGGCAGTGGAGGAGGCGATGGCGGAGCAGAATGAGGAGATGGTGGGGGTTTTTGTGGACGCCAATAGGCTGAGGAAGAGTGTTCTTGTGGAGATTATGGGTGCAACTAGCGTTTTCCAGGGTGCTCTGTTTCTTGAAGGGTTGGCCCAATTTCTTGTTGGGTTCAGAGATCCTGAACTGCTTGCTCAGTTTGAGCTCTGCAAGACGCCTCTCAGCAAGCAGAGTCGGTTGTTGGCGATTTGATTGGGTTTTCTGCAATGTTCTTGCATATCTTGGCGCCTTTGGACtaattcaagtttttgttttttgaatgGTTTGATTTAGCAGCATTATGTGCTTtgtgtatttttctgatttggtGCTGATTTTGTTATCTGCCATGCTTATTAGAGAAGGCTTAAAGGATGCAATTCTTTCATGGGTAGTGGGCAAATTGTATGATTTGATTTGCACAAGATGTAAAGATTGGAACTTGGTGAATGTTGTCGTTTTGAACCcagttctttttttcttttcttctttttggtcagAGTTTTGAACCCAATTCATATATATTGGGATTGATACAAAAATCAGGCCTGTCCACACATTCATATTATAACAGTTACATACAGCCTGATTGCCTGTAATAATTATGGCCCAAAGCCCATGTAAATACCCTTCTTGGCCCTTCAATCAGTCCAGTTATAAGTTTTGTAACTGcccactttctttctttccaaatcTTATTGTTGGAGATTTTTGATGGGTGGCCTGCCACACCTTGCACTTTCATAGCTCAGTTTGTCTACAGACAAAACTATGGGGTTTAATTTGATCAGATTTTCCCATATGTGGCCGTTCGAACTATAGAGTTAAACTCCAAATCCAAACACAGGTGAGAAGAGGTGCAGGAAAGCGTAATTTGTATATTGACAAAGCTGAATTTAAGTAGAACGTTACATCACCAGACTATGCTAAATTTAAGGACATGACTCCTACTAACTTAATCCATTACTGACACCACTAACAAACTGCTCCACTACTGGGAGACTCCTAAAGGCTTGGTAAACATAACAACGTGCAACATGACTTCCTACAGAATAGGATAatcagtttatttaattaaaaaaccaCTGCTGTAACTAGATAAAATCTTAACACCCTCCCTTCAAGTAAATGTTTCTTGAACAATAAGTTTAGAGAGAAACCTTCAACGTGCACTATAACTTCTATCTTCAAGCAATATCCTTCACAGAGCAAACTCCTAATAATTTCCTTAGCTTCGAGAACGTCGGTAATTTGAGAGGCTTGGTTAGAATATCAACCACCTAATCTTCACTTCTGCAGTAGATTAAATCAATTGTTTCATCCTTAGTGAGGTCGCGCAGGAAATGGTAGCAAGCATCAATGTGTTTGCTTCTACCATGTAAAACTGGATTCTTGGACAACTTGATTGCTGAATTGTTATCACAATAGACAGGAGTTGAACCTTATTGCAAACTACGTAATTCTTCAAGTATCCTCTTCAACCAAATAGCTTGATAGTCGCAGGCTGCTGCTGCAATAAACTCAGCTTCGGTGGTTGACAGAGTGACAATCTGTTGTTTTTTGGATGACCATGAAATAGCTCCTGCTCCCATTATAAACGCATAACCTGAGGTGCTTATCCTATCATTTGGGTCTCCTGCATAGTCACTATCAGTGAAGCCAAACAAATCTGATTTAGTTCCTTTCTTGTATAATattccaaaatcaattgtGCCCTTTAGGTAACgaaaatttctttttgctGCTTCCAAATGAGGTACTTCCAGACACTCCATGTATCCGCTAATGAGACTCACTGCGTGTTGTATGTCTGGCCTAGTTGCTGTCAAATACATCAGACTTCCTACAATCTGTTTGTAGAGAGTTTGATCAACCTTCTTCTCCCTAGAATTCTTCACTTGTTTCAAGCCAATTTCAGTTGGCGTACAAATTGAATTGcaatccttcatctcaaacctATCTAAGATCTCTTGAACATATTTTTTCTGTGAAATAAATATTCCAGCACTAGATTGTACTACTTCTATACCAAGAAAATAGTGTATCAATCCAAGATCAGACATATCAAACTCATGCATCATGGATTTCTTAAAATCATTAAACACAGCCACATCATTACCTGTATAGATTAGATCGTCCACATACAAGCACACGATGAGTATCTGCCTTTCCTCTCCAAATTTTGTAAAGAGTGTATGCTCATATGGACATTTTTGAAATCCTTCTCTTGCAAAATATGCCTCTATGCGGCTGTACCAGGCTTTGGGAGCTTGCTTAAGCCCATATAAAGCTTTTTTAAGCTTGTAAACTTGTCTTTCCTTCCCTTGCTGAACATAACCTACTGGCTGCTCAACATAAACTTGTTCTTGCAACTCACCATGTAAAAACGCAGACTTCATATCCAGCTGGAAGATAGGCCATGAGTTCTATGCCGCCATTGAAATCACCATTCGAATTGTGTCATGCCTTGCAACTGGCGCAAACACTTCTGTGTAATCAACGTCGTACTCTTGCTTGTAACCTTTCGCCACCAAGCGTGCTTTGTGCTTATGAATCTCACCTTTCTCATTCAGCTTTGTCTTAAAGACCCATTTGACAGCAATCGTCTTGTGCCCTTGTGGAAGCGCTGTCAACTCCCAAgtattgttcttctcaatagatttgattttcttatccatgGCTTTCTGCCACTTTGGTTCTCTTACAGCATCAGAAAATGTCCATATGAGCATACACTCTTTACAAAATTTGGAGAGGAAGGGCAGATACTCATCTTGTTTGCAATTGCCAttgcttttgaaaaataatcaTTGACAAACTCTCCTTGTTTCATCTGAAGAGTctcaaaatattttcttaGTGCTTGCAGCATGGAACGCTTCACCTTTGTTGAGCCCTGGTACTTCTTCTTCATGGAATCCCAAATTTGCTTGGAAGTATCTTTTTGGAGAATGGTCTCCAAAATGGAACGATCAATAGCTTGGAATAAGTAATTTTTCGCCTTCAGATCTTTCAACTTGGATTCatccaatttcttttgttgtagCTCCGTCAACACTACTCCACTTTCCGGCTCTACAATACCGGTTTCCACGAGAGTCCAGTATTCTTTGGACCTCAGGAAATTCTCCATCAACATGCTCCAATGATCATAATGACCATCAAAGCGTGGTATGGATGGCTGCACATAGTTGTTTGTAACCTTGTCAGACGCCATAGTAATTTACTGCCGTAAGTGCAATAATAGCTTACTGCTTTTGTGAGAACTTTTATGTCAGGCCCCAGTGGGGAGCTCCGATACCAAATGTAGAGTTAAACTCAAAATCCAAACACAGGTGAGAAGAGGTGCAGGAAAGCGTAATTTGTATATTGACAAAGCTGAACTTAAATAGAACGTTAGATCACCAGACCATGCTAAATTCAAGGACATAACTCCTACTAACTTAATCCATTACTGACACCAATAACAAACTGCTCCACTACTGGGATACTCCTAAAGACTTGGTAAATATAACAACCTGCAACATGACTTCCTACAGAATATGATAatcagtttatttaattaaaaaacaactGCTGTAACTAGATAAAATCTTAACACGGACTTTATTACTGTGCAGACGTCATatattttctactacttttCTGTGTTTACAATAAAATTCGCACAGTAATAATGTCCGCATACGAGAACAACTCTTAATTTGATTTCCATGTTAGTCTCTTCCATGCCCTGCTGAATTATGCAACtatccctttttttaattttattaaaatgatGATGACAAGGATTACAATTGAGAATGAAAaggacaacaacaacaacagatTAATAATGTGATTTCTAATATTGGAAATTGTGGACCTGTGTATGGCAAAAGATTAAGTCTAAATAAGAAGGAATAACCTGCGAAACTGCAGCCCCCCCAGATGGCATATattcaataataatattagtttttaaaaCATGGAAAACAGATCAAGTGCCTTGTCTTCCGTTGGAGCATGTGGTCCTCTTAATGCCAAGGGATACAACAAAATCCACATATTTCCCTGTTATTATATCTTATGTCTTACTCATCTCAACCTATCATCACCTGAACTGCATGGAGACTCAtatattctatatatatatatatatatatatatatatctccatagcaaagagagagagagagagagagagagagagagagagagagagagagagagagagagagatgaattaCAGTGTATAAAACAGAAGAGCATAGAAAACTGCATGCTCATCTGCAAAAGGAGTAagttaattttaattgtttgtaTTAACTATTAATTAGAGAAAGGAAATCTAGGAGAACACTGACTGACCAGTGATCGCATCGATCAGAAGCAtggattattaatttatgatgTGATTTGTTGGTTGCCTTATCCATTTGATCAATGCTAGCTTGATCAATTAACTGTCAGCAAAATTATGAATAAAAACAGTTCCCCAGGTTCATAAAAGAAAGTTAAAAcagttaaaatattatgtaCTAAATTCCTGGTAGCTTAACTGGCATGGGGAAGGGATTATTAGCTAAGAAACTTAAGCGCTGTCACTTCGTAATTAGTACGTGCACATATGTAGGAAACTTatgtttagtttttaatttaattttaattgggTTTTGTGAGAAGTTGTGGCCACGCTTCAGATTCTGCAAAACAACAGCTGTCCAGAGCAAACTTAAATTCATGAAATTGCAAACTTGATTGCACGTTGTGGTTGGTCTCATATCATATGTAACGTGAATTCCAACTCATTAAGATATATAAAGAGAGATACCTGAGATGCTTATTGTTTCATAGGATTAGTTATATATCAATGTTTGATCCACCCCCGCAGAATCAGGAGGGTCAACTTTGGCCTTGGCAACTTCTAACCTATGCAACTTGCCTTTTTAGGTCTTTGTTTTTGCTCAATTTGgtaatttgaaaatgtgacacagatctctctctcttctgcaaATGATGAAAAGTTCAGAACTTTTGGTCTTTTTAATGTTGTTTTAAAGGTTATCTTCCACCCCAAATTGATCATATTTAtcattcctctctctctctctctctctctctctctagaatGTTTAACATATCCTAGCTGCTATATCTATGTACACTTGGGCTGCTCTGCTGCATTAGTTATATAATCCTTATCTTCATCCCAAATATAAATCAGAAACCTTTGCATGGATATGGAAATTCAATGA encodes the following:
- the LOC117628326 gene encoding protein INAPERTURATE POLLEN1, producing MLKAVGLFGRKKTTRQFKDFYAEWFNTLKNTLLPSLRSSMSESDSSLTRLSTQMEALHLHFQSYYDALDLAAQNDVAQLLCPTWRNPLEKPFLFLGDFHPYLFTNLLRSFLTQNDTDSDNENDGDSMVVQCDRGDRDRFDRPWHIATAWRRPSYNLMERVEQVERGLRLMVPALAARARDAQVGFLERVARNWAFGTHKAAVEEAMAEQNEEMVGVFVDANRLRKSVLVEIMGATSVFQGALFLEGLAQFLVGFRDPELLAQFELCKTPLSKQSRLLAI